The Arthrobacter sp. OAP107 DNA segment GTGCTGGTGAACAATGCCGGGATCCAGCACCGGGTGCCGATGCTGGAGTTGGACGTGGCGGACTGGGAGCGGGTGATTTCCACCGACCTGACCAGCGCTTTTTTGGTGGGGCGGGAGGCTGCCCGGCACATGATCGGGCGGGGTCACGGGAAGATCATCAATATCTGTTCGGTGCAGACGGATCTGGCCCGGCCCACGATCGCCCCGTATGTCGCGGCGAAGGGCGGGCTGCGGAACCTGACCCGGGCGATGACCGCTGAGTGGGCGGGCTCGGGGTTGCAGATCAACGGGATCGCGCCGGGGTATATCCATACCGAGATGACACAGAACCTGGTCGATGACCCGGACTTTAATGCCTGGATCCTGGGCCGGACCCCGGCCGCGCGGTGGGGCACGGTGCAGGATCTGGCCGGGCCGGCGGTGTGGCTGGCCTCGGCGGGTTCTGATTTTGTGAACGGGCAGACGATCTTTATCGACGGCGGAATGACGGTGGTGGTCTGATGACGCACCCAGCAGCAACAGAAAAAGCTTCAACAGGGGCAGATGCCGTGTTGCCGGTGTCGGGTCCGGCGGTGGTCGCGCACGGCAAGGGGGACCTGCGGGTCGATGACCTGCCGCTGAAGGCCCCGGGGCCGGATGAGGCGGTGGTCGAGGTGCTGTATGGCGGGATTTGCGGGTCGGACCTGCATTACTGGCTGCACGGCGCGGCGGGCGAGTCGATCCTGAAGGCGCCCCTGGTTTTGGGGCATGAGATTTCCGGCCGGGTGGTCCGGGCCGCGGCCAACGGTGCGGGGCCGGTGGCGGGGACGCCGGTGGCGGTGCACCCGGCCACCCCGGGCCCCGGTGCGGGTCCGGACGCGCCCCGGTATCCGGCGGAGCGGCCGAACCTGTCCCCGGGCTGCACCTACCTGGGGTCCGCGGCGCGGTATCCGCACACGGACGGGGCGTTCAGCCGGTACGTGAACCTGCCGGTGCGGATGCTCCGGCCCCTGCCGGACACCCTGGACCTGCGCACCGCTGCGCTGATCGAACCGGCGTCCGTGGCGTGGCACGCGGTGGCGCGGGCCGGGGACGTGGCCGGCAAGACCGCGCTGGTGATCGGGTCCGGCCCGATCGGGGCGTTGGCGGTCGCGGTCCTCAAACGCGCCGGCGCGGCCCGGATCGTCGCGGTCGACATGCACGCCAAACCGTTGGAGATCGCCGCGGCGGTGGGCGCGGACGAGGTCCTGACCGCCACCGACAGTGAGGCGATCAACGCGGTCCAGGCCGACGTCGTGATCGAGTCCTCCGGGAACCACCACGGCCTGGCCTCCGCGATCCAGGGCGCGGCCAGGGGCGGGACCGTGGTCATGGTCGGGCTGCTGCCCACCGGTCCGCAGCCGGTCCTGATCTCCCTGGCCATCACCCGCGAACTGGACCTCAAAGGCTCGTTCCGGTTCAACGACGAAATCGACGAGGTCATCACCGCCCTCACCGACGGCACCCTCAGCATCGGCCCGGTCATCACCCACGACTACCCCGTCACCGAGGCCCTCGCCGCCTTCGACATCGCCCGCAACTCCGCCCAATCCGGCAAAGTCCTCCTCAACTTCCGAGTTCCGGCGGATGGAGCTTAGAAGGGTCTAGGCGGACTGCGTCCGCCGCTGCAGCGGAACGAAAACCCTCGGCTGCTCCACCCACACGGGCTCCATCTCCGAGATGGTGCGGCGCATGATTCTGCTCGACGCTTCGCGGGCCTCCGAGGCATGGCCGCCAAAGATGGCTTCGGCCACATCCAGGTGCCACTGCAGCGTGAGGTCGCGCGGGCGGTCGGGCATAAGCCCGTGCACGGTGCGTCCGGTAAGGGTTTCGGCCACCTGGCCCACGAGGTTGGCGAACATCTCGTTGCCGGAACCGCTGAGCAGCAGGGAATGGAACTGGATGTCCAGCTCCAGGAAGCGCGGCACGTCGCCGGCCTGGCCGGCCTCGCGCATGGCCAGGGCCACGTCGAGCAGCTCCTGCCGCAGTTCCTGCGGCGCATTGACCGCAGCGAGTTCGGCCGCCACGGGCTCGACGGCGGAGCGGAGTTCCGCCAGGGAGCGCAGCTGCGCGCCGCGGCCTTCCCCGGCCAGCCGCCAACGGATCACCAGCGGATCGAACGGGTTCCAGCGGTGCGCCGGCAGAACCTTGATGCCGACCCGCTTGGTTGTCTCCACCAGGCCCAGCGACTGCAGCACACGGACAGCCTCGCGGATTACAGACCGGGATACCTGGAGTTCATCCTCCAGCTGCTCCGCCAGCATCACGTGCCCTGGCGGCAGGCTGCCGTCGACGATTCTGGTACCCAGGTGCTCGACGGCACGGTGGTGGAGGCTGGTTGACATAGAGGTAAGCATAATCGCGCCGGGAGGCTTTGTTGCCCCGGACCTGGGGAGCCTGGACGCGGCCGGAGGGGCGCATCATAGACTCTTTATGGCGCGGTTTGCGTCCAAGGAGTGGTCACCCGCTTCCGCCACCGACCGCGAATATATATGCTTTATTCAGCAGCCTGCTTTTCTGAAGGGTGTTCCGCAGTACTTGCGGACCCCCTGCACTTACGTCGCACACTGAATTGGAGTTTTTGATGTCAGCACAGATCGGTGTCACCGGCCTCGCGGTGATGGGCGCCAACCTGGCCCGCAATCTTGCCCGCAACGGCTACACCGTTGCCCTGCACAACCGCTCGGTCGGCAAGACCGACGCCCTGCTCGAAAAGCACGGCCACGAGGGCGACTTCGTCCGGACCGAGTCCCTCGAGGAACTCGTCAACTCCCTCGAAAAGCCGCGCCGCGTCCTGATCATGGTGAAGGCCGGCAAGCCGGTGGACTCCGTGATCGAGCAGCTCGAACCGCTGCTGGAAGCCGGTGACATCATCATCGACGCCGGCAACTCGCACTACGAGGACACCCGCCGCCGCGAAGCCGCGCTGGCCAAGAAGGACCTCCACTTCGTGGGCGTCGGCGTTTCCGGCGGCGAAGAGGGCGCCCTCAACGGCCCCTCCATCATGCCCGGCGGCTCCAAGGAGTCCTACGACGCCCTGGGCCCGCTGCTGGAAAAGATCTCGGCCAAGGTCGACGGCCAGCCCTGCTGCGCCTGGATCGGCACCGACGGCGCAGGCCACTTCGTCAAAATGGTCCACAACGGCATCGAATACGCCGACATGCAGGTCATCGGCGAAGCCTTCGACCTCCTCCGCTCCGGCGCCGGCATCGAGCCCGCGGAACAGTCCAAGATCTTCGCTGAATGGAACAAGGGCGAGCTCGCATCCTTCCTGATCGAAATCTCCGCCGAGGTCCTCGGCCACGTGGACGCCAAGACGGGAAAGCCGTTCGTCGACGTCGTCGTGGACGCAGCAGGCCAGAAGGGCACCGGCCGCTGGACGGTCATCTCCGCCCTGGAACTGGGCTCCCCGGTGTCGGGTATCGCAGAGTCCGTCTTTGCGCGAGCCCTGTCCTCCCAAGCCGAACAGCGCAAGCTGGGCCAGGAGCTGCTCGCCGGTGAAGAAATCGCCGTCGACGTTCCCGAGAACTTCGTTGAGGACGTCCGCCAGGCGCTCTACGCCTCCAAGCTCGTGTCCTACGCACAGGGTCTGGACATGCTTACCTCCGCTGCGACGGAATACGGCTGGGACCTCAAGCTGGACGAGATCGCCTCCCTGTGGCGCGGCGGCTGCATCATCCGCGCGGAACTGCTGAAGGAGATCACCAACGCCTACGCGGCTGAGGAGAAGCCGGCAAACCTGCTGTTCGCACCGGCCTTCACCAAGGCGATCGCCGGTGCCCTGCCGGCATGGCGCCGCGTGGTCGCAACGGCCGTCCAGCTGGGCATCCCGGTTCCCGTGTTCTCCTCCTCGCTGGCTTACTACGACGGACTCCGCCGCAAGCGCCTCGCTGCAGCAGTGATCCAGGGCCAGCGCGACCTCTTCGGCGCCCACACCTACGGCCGCGTCGACGCCGAGGGCACGTTCCACACCCTGTGGGGCGAGGACAAGTCCGAGGTTGAGGCAGTGGACACCCACTAGCCACACCCGCGGTGTAGCACAGGAACGGCCGGTCCTCCCCATAGTCTGGGAGGTACCGGCCGTTCGTGCGTCCGGCTCCAACTGCTTTCTTTACGACGACGATCCGCACCGTAGCCGGTTACCGTCCAGCCGATTCACCTCGAGGAGTGCCGAGTGTCCCAGCCCGTAGCGATTGTCACCGGAGCTTCCACCGGCATTGGATTCGAGTCGGCCAAGCTGCTCAGCGCCAACGGATTCACCGTCTACGCCGGTGCCCGGCGGGTGGACAGGATGGAGCCGCTCAAGGCGCTGGGGATCAAGGTGCTGGCACTGGATGTCACGGACGACGCGTCCATGCAGGCCATGGTGGCAGCGGTGCTGGCTGAACAGGGCCGGATCGACGTCCTGGTGAACAACGCAGGGTTCGGGTCCTTCGGTTCGCTGGAGGAGATGGAGCTGGCGGAGGGCCGCCGGCAGTTCGACGTGAATGTCTTTGGACTGGCGCGGATGACGCAGCTGATTTTGCCTGCCATGCGTGCAGCCGGGCGGGGCAGGATCATCAACATCTCCTCCATCGGAGGCAAGTTCTATGAGCCGCTGGGGACCTGGTACCACGCCACCAAGTTCGCCGTGGAAGGCCTCAGCGACGCGCTGCGGCTGGAACTGAAGCCACACGGGATCAGCGTGTGCATCATCGAACCCGCCAGTACCGTCACGGAGTGGGGCGGGATTGCAGCCGAGGGGCTTCTGGCGAGCTCAGGCGGTGGGCCGTACGCGGCGCAAGCAAGGCAAATGGCAGCCGTGCTGGCGTCCACGGAGCGGACAGCCACGTCCACCCCGCCCCACGTCATCGCCGGCGCGGTGCTGCAGGCCGCCACCGTGGCCCGACCCCGGACTCGTTACCCGGTGGGCAGGGGTGCCCGCGCCATCACGGCGCTGCGGCGGCTCCTGCCCGACCGGGTGTACGACCTGGCCGTGACGGCCGTGCTGAAAAGAATCGCCGGCTGAGGGGGCAGACCCCGGACCGGATCAGATCCGGTATTCGATGTAATACTCTGCCGGGTCCACGGCGGGCTTGGTCTCGCGCTGGGCGTCGCGGTGGCGCCAGCTTGCCGGGATGCCTGTGACGATGGACTCAGGCGGTGCGTCCTTGACGACGACGGCGTTCGCCCCCACGGCGCTGTCATTGCCGATGATGATCGGCCCCAGGATTTTTGCGCCAGCACCGATTGTCACCCGGTCCCCGATGGTGGGGTGCCGTTTGACCTTGGCCAGGGACCGGCCGCCGAGTGTGACGCCATGGTAGATCATGACGTCCTCGCCGATCTCGGCTGTTTCGCCGATGACCACACCCATGCCGTGGTCGATGAAAAAGCGGCGTCCGATGGTGGCGCCGGGATGGATCTCGATGCCGGTGAGGAAGCGCGTGAGCTGCGAGATGAGCCGGGCAGGGAACCGCGTGGACGGGTTCTGCCACAGCTTGTGCGTCAGGCGGTGCGCCCAGATGGCGTGCAGCCCCGAGTACGCGAAAAAGTTCTCAAAAGAACCTCGAGCCGCCGGGTCGTGGGACCGGGCGGCGTCGAGGTCTTCCTTAAGTCTTGCGAAGAAACCCACAAAGATCTTTCTACAGGAAACGGAAAGCGGCTGGCTAAGGTCTAGCCACGGATGTCGTCATACAGCACGGTGGAGATGTAACGCTCACCGAAGTCGCAGACGACAGCCACGATCAGCTTGCCCGCATTTTCCGGGCGCTTGGCCAGCTCGAGGGCGCCCCAAACGATGGCGCCGGAGGAGATGCCGCCCAGGATGCCTTCCTTGACGCCGAGCTCACGTGCCACTGCCACGGAGTCCTCCAGAGTTGCGTCCAGGACCTCGTCGTAGACATTGGTGTCCAGGAGTTCCGGGATGAAGTTGGCGCCGAGGCCTTGGATCTTGTGCGGGCCGGGGGCTCCGCCGTTGAGGATGGGGGAGTCCTTGGGCTCAACGGCAACAATCTGGACGTTCGGGTTGCGCTCCTTCAGGACCTGGCCGACACCCGTGATGGTGCCGCCGGTGCCGATGCCGGACACGAAGATGTCAACCTTGCCGTCTGTGTCAGCCCAGACCTCCTCAGCGGTGGTCTTGCGGTGGATCTCCGGATTGGCTTCGTTGGCGAACTGCTGTGCCCAGATGGAGTTCTCGGTGTTGGCCACGATCTCCTGTGCCTTCTCCACGGCACCGCGCATGCCTTCGGAGCCCGGGGTCAGCACGATCTCGGCACCGAAGGCGCGGAGCATGACGCGCCGCTCGGTGGACATGGTTTCCGGCATGGTCAGGATGACCTTGTAGCCGCGGGCTGCGCCCACCATGGCCAGGGCGATGCCGGTGTTGCCGGAGGTGCCTTCGACGATGGTTCCGCCGGGCTTCAGTGCGCCGGACTTCTCAGCAGCGTCGATGATGGCGACGCCGATACGGTCCTTGACGCTGTTGGCCGGGTTGTAGAACTCAAGCTTGACCGCAACGGTGGCGTCCAGGCCTTCCGTCAGGCGGTTGAGCTTGACCAGCGGGGTGCCGCC contains these protein-coding regions:
- a CDS encoding L-idonate 5-dehydrogenase; this encodes MTHPAATEKASTGADAVLPVSGPAVVAHGKGDLRVDDLPLKAPGPDEAVVEVLYGGICGSDLHYWLHGAAGESILKAPLVLGHEISGRVVRAAANGAGPVAGTPVAVHPATPGPGAGPDAPRYPAERPNLSPGCTYLGSAARYPHTDGAFSRYVNLPVRMLRPLPDTLDLRTAALIEPASVAWHAVARAGDVAGKTALVIGSGPIGALAVAVLKRAGAARIVAVDMHAKPLEIAAAVGADEVLTATDSEAINAVQADVVIESSGNHHGLASAIQGAARGGTVVMVGLLPTGPQPVLISLAITRELDLKGSFRFNDEIDEVITALTDGTLSIGPVITHDYPVTEALAAFDIARNSAQSGKVLLNFRVPADGA
- a CDS encoding SDR family oxidoreductase, whose product is MTSLFDLSGRVALVTGSSRGIGHALARALADAGATVVLNGVNAERLKAAEAAMAADYAPGRVHSVAFDVTSDAEAAAGVAWVEEQVGPLEVLVNNAGIQHRVPMLELDVADWERVISTDLTSAFLVGREAARHMIGRGHGKIINICSVQTDLARPTIAPYVAAKGGLRNLTRAMTAEWAGSGLQINGIAPGYIHTEMTQNLVDDPDFNAWILGRTPAARWGTVQDLAGPAVWLASAGSDFVNGQTIFIDGGMTVVV
- the cysK gene encoding cysteine synthase A, whose product is MARIYDDVTQLVGGTPLVKLNRLTEGLDATVAVKLEFYNPANSVKDRIGVAIIDAAEKSGALKPGGTIVEGTSGNTGIALAMVGAARGYKVILTMPETMSTERRVMLRAFGAEIVLTPGSEGMRGAVEKAQEIVANTENSIWAQQFANEANPEIHRKTTAEEVWADTDGKVDIFVSGIGTGGTITGVGQVLKERNPNVQIVAVEPKDSPILNGGAPGPHKIQGLGANFIPELLDTNVYDEVLDATLEDSVAVARELGVKEGILGGISSGAIVWGALELAKRPENAGKLIVAVVCDFGERYISTVLYDDIRG
- a CDS encoding oxidoreductase produces the protein MSQPVAIVTGASTGIGFESAKLLSANGFTVYAGARRVDRMEPLKALGIKVLALDVTDDASMQAMVAAVLAEQGRIDVLVNNAGFGSFGSLEEMELAEGRRQFDVNVFGLARMTQLILPAMRAAGRGRIINISSIGGKFYEPLGTWYHATKFAVEGLSDALRLELKPHGISVCIIEPASTVTEWGGIAAEGLLASSGGGPYAAQARQMAAVLASTERTATSTPPHVIAGAVLQAATVARPRTRYPVGRGARAITALRRLLPDRVYDLAVTAVLKRIAG
- the epsC gene encoding serine O-acetyltransferase EpsC; its protein translation is MGFFARLKEDLDAARSHDPAARGSFENFFAYSGLHAIWAHRLTHKLWQNPSTRFPARLISQLTRFLTGIEIHPGATIGRRFFIDHGMGVVIGETAEIGEDVMIYHGVTLGGRSLAKVKRHPTIGDRVTIGAGAKILGPIIIGNDSAVGANAVVVKDAPPESIVTGIPASWRHRDAQRETKPAVDPAEYYIEYRI
- a CDS encoding FCD domain-containing protein translates to MSTSLHHRAVEHLGTRIVDGSLPPGHVMLAEQLEDELQVSRSVIREAVRVLQSLGLVETTKRVGIKVLPAHRWNPFDPLVIRWRLAGEGRGAQLRSLAELRSAVEPVAAELAAVNAPQELRQELLDVALAMREAGQAGDVPRFLELDIQFHSLLLSGSGNEMFANLVGQVAETLTGRTVHGLMPDRPRDLTLQWHLDVAEAIFGGHASEAREASSRIMRRTISEMEPVWVEQPRVFVPLQRRTQSA
- the gndA gene encoding NADP-dependent phosphogluconate dehydrogenase; amino-acid sequence: MSAQIGVTGLAVMGANLARNLARNGYTVALHNRSVGKTDALLEKHGHEGDFVRTESLEELVNSLEKPRRVLIMVKAGKPVDSVIEQLEPLLEAGDIIIDAGNSHYEDTRRREAALAKKDLHFVGVGVSGGEEGALNGPSIMPGGSKESYDALGPLLEKISAKVDGQPCCAWIGTDGAGHFVKMVHNGIEYADMQVIGEAFDLLRSGAGIEPAEQSKIFAEWNKGELASFLIEISAEVLGHVDAKTGKPFVDVVVDAAGQKGTGRWTVISALELGSPVSGIAESVFARALSSQAEQRKLGQELLAGEEIAVDVPENFVEDVRQALYASKLVSYAQGLDMLTSAATEYGWDLKLDEIASLWRGGCIIRAELLKEITNAYAAEEKPANLLFAPAFTKAIAGALPAWRRVVATAVQLGIPVPVFSSSLAYYDGLRRKRLAAAVIQGQRDLFGAHTYGRVDAEGTFHTLWGEDKSEVEAVDTH